One genomic region from Primulina huaijiensis isolate GDHJ02 unplaced genomic scaffold, ASM1229523v2 scaffold36477, whole genome shotgun sequence encodes:
- the LOC140968399 gene encoding uncharacterized protein, whose product MAANSVTKVSDPNTDICMVMPEDRDHRKIQRYSRRTKVKGGESCNGQRKKQRQRGMGVAQLERLRMQDLKKMTEINTTNQALNFPVASSSFYPTPVNVSGPVRFPKLGGFGAPDIAVGKMGFNDPNERLGFNGQVGFGGFVSDHHFQADLFEVKGSNNLGALSSNPNVGKSCTQLCIACQEKKKISGQHLGCCGMKPDFSGCGFLELNVGQTTYIKRENQGLATIVRPEPNVAYTIRNGHPGVEIVAVHKKGESSSTTSNSEAGNTLVTEYEFFPSKGMESNINSNNNEYVMMKLMAGWGSESVNIGDQSCCGASSTAALTGLDGSTGSMDLSLKLSY is encoded by the exons ATGGCTGCTAATTCTGTTACGAAGGTCTCTGATCCAAACACGGACATCTGTATGGTCATGCCGGAAGATCGTGATCACCGGAAAATACAGCGGTACTCTCGCCGGACAAAGGTGAAGGGGGGAGAGTCTTGCAATGGGCAAAGGAAAAAGCAGCGGCAGAGAGGGATGGGGGTGGCTCAACTTGAGCGGCTAAGGATGCAAGATTTGAAGAAAATGACTGAGATAAACACAACTAATCAGGCACTTAACTTTCCCGTAGCCTCTTCTTCTTTTTATCCTACTCCTGTTAATGTTTCGGGCCCCGTTCGGTTTCCGAAGCTGGGTGGTTTTGGGGCTCCCGATATCGCTGTGGGAAAAATGGGTTTCAATGATCCAAATGAAAGATTGGGGTTTAATGGTCAGGTGGGTTTTGGAGGTTTTGTGTCTGATCATCATTTTCAAGCAGATTTGTTTGAAGTTAAGGGATCAAATAACTTGGGCGCTCTTTCTTCAAACCCTAATGTTGGGAAGAGCTGCACTCAGCTCTGCATTGCTTGTCAAGAG AAAAAGAAAATCAGTGGTCAACATTTGGGCTGCTGTGGAATGAAACCTGACTTTAGTGGGTGTGGATTCTTGGAGTTAAATGTTGGACAAACTACCTACATCAAGCGAGAAAATCAAGGTCTTGCAACAATAGTACGGCCGGAACCTAATGTGGCATATACAATTCGCAATGGACACCCg GGTGTCGAGATTGTGGCAGTTCACAAGAAAGGAGAATCATCATCAACAACATCAAATTCAGAAGCTGGCAATACATTGGTTACGGAGTATGAATTTTTTCCATCTAAAGGTATGGAAAGCAATATTAACTCAAACAACAATGAGTATGTGATGATGAAGCTAATGGCCGGGTGGGGATCAGAATCTGTGAATATTGGAGATCAATCTTGTTGTGGAGCCAGCAGCACTGCAGCACTGACTGGTTTGGATGGCTCCACCGGTTCTATGGATCTGTCTCTCAAGCTTTCTTATTAG
- the LOC140968406 gene encoding G-type lectin S-receptor-like serine/threonine-protein kinase SD1-1: MLLDWKKRFSVINGIARGLLYLHQDSQLRVIHRDLKPSNVLLDSDMNPKISDFGMARSFRENETEAKTRRVVGTYGYMSPEYAIDGLFSTKSDVYSFGVLVIEIVSGMRNRGFSHDDDNLNLIGHAWTLYKEGRSLELVDPCLAEPFYISEMLRIIHVGLLCVQKRPEDRPSMFTAVFMLSNEVVLPEAKQPGFFTEREVTIAQSSTSTNTANSANEITITMIEAR; encoded by the exons ATGTTACTTGATTGGAAAAAGCGCTTCAGTGTTATCAATGGCATTGCTAGGGGACTGCTGTATCTTCATCAAGATTCCCAATTGAGAGTCATACATCGAGACCTCAAACCTAGCAATGTATTGCTAGATTCAGACATGAACCCTAAGATATCAGACTTTGGTATGGCTAGAAGTTTTCGAGAGAATGAGACTGAAGCTAAGACACGGCGAGTTGTTGGAACATA TGGCTATATGTCCCCAGAATATGCGATAGATGGCCTGTTCTCCACAAAATCAGATGTATATAGCTTTGGGGTCCTAGTGATAGAAATTGTAAGTGGAATGAGAAACAGGGGATTTTCTCACGATGACGACAATCTCAACCTTATTGGACAT GCATGGACACTCTATAAAGAAGGGAGGTCGCTGGAACTAGTGGATCCTTGTTTAGCTGAACCATTCTACATCTCTGAAATGCTAAGGATAATCCATGTTGGTCTGTTATGCGTGCAAAAGAGACCAGAAGACAGGCCAAGCATGTTTACTGCAGTTTTTATGTTGAGCAACGAAGTAGTCCTTCCTGAAGCCAAGCAACCAGGTTTTTTCACTGAAAGAGAAGTTACTATTGCTCAGAGTTCGACTAGCACAAATACAGCTAATTCAGCAAACGAAATCACCATTACAATGATAGAGGCAAGATAG
- the LOC140968404 gene encoding G-type lectin S-receptor-like serine/threonine-protein kinase At4g27290: MKTLRICLPLILLFIFQTTLGATDTLATDQIVRDGETLVSSDGDFELGFFKPGNSMNRYVGMWYKNIPDRKIVWVANAAAPLKSAGGLLKVVQPGLLVLLNNNNDTVWSSNKSRPVQNPIAQLLDSGNLVVRDANDDRQENFLWQAFDCPSNVALPGMKFGWNLVTGTEVYFPTWKSDDEPSPGALSFHLDPTGYPQILLKEGSKIRSRMGPWNGVTFSGGPNDFHIPMYMFRLVMNQKEVRYLQETIDKSFVTIIVVNPGGVAERWAWVNSTQRWMMYISFPADNCDTYGLCGAYGSCSIANSPLCSCMDRFVPKDPEGWAKADWNNGCVRIRNLSCRGDIFLKYSGIKLPDARYTWNKANMTLEECRAECLKDCSCMAYTQLDVLKGNGCLIWYEELIDIKRTVSDGQVIYVRMASTEAETVADPERKKRKTVLTASFASALGIVLIGLSLSLYIRKRSIDPTISTQGKYHAIQEKNSEIRLFDISIILKATGKFATENKLGEGGFGPVYKGMLEDGQEIAVKRLSKESMQGLDEFKNEIIFIAKLQHRNLIRLIGGCVQGEERVLIYEYMPNKSLDVILFDQRKKLLLDWERRFNIINGIARGLLYLHQDSRLTIIHRDLKASNILLDSDMNPKISDFGIARSFGGNETAARTRRVVGTYGYMSPEYAIDGMFSVKSDVFSFGVLALEIVTGMSNRGFTHDDHNLNLLGHAWTLYKEGRSLELVDPCLAETSNIYEMLRTIHVSLLCVQQNPKDRPSMSTVVTMLNNESLFPPPKQPGFFTEREVLARKSSTRTNAVISPNEVTITLLEAR; encoded by the exons ATGAAAACTTTACGAATTTGCCTACCTTTGATACTCCTATTCATTTTTCAGACAACTTTAGGTGCAACAGACACACTAGCAACTGATCAGATTGTTAGAGACGGTGAGACCTTGGTGTCTTCGGATGGAGATTTTGAACTGGGATTTTTCAAACCAGGGAATTCAATGAATCGATACGTGGGCATGTGGTACAAAAATATTCCAGATCGGAAAATTGTTTGGGTCGCCAACGCCGCCGCTCCTTTGAAAAGCGCAGGAGGTCTATTGAAGGTTGTTCAACCAGGACTGTTGGTGCTACTCAATAACAACAATGACACCGTCTGGTCATCAAATAAGTCGAGGCCCGTGCAAAACCCAATTGCGCAGTTGCTAGACTCTGGAAATCTAGTCGTAAGAGATGCCAACGATGATAGGCAGGAGAATTTTCTTTGGCAGGCTTTTGATTGTCCCTCTAATGTGGCTCTTCCTGGTATGAAGTTTGGGTGGAACTTAGTGACCGGGACAGAGGTTTACTTCCCAACATGGAAAAGCGATGATGAGCCTTCTCCTGGAGCGTTAAGCTTCCACTTGGATCCAACAGGATATCCACAAATTCTCCTGAAAGAAGGTTCAAAAATACGGTCTAGAATGGGACCTTGGAATGGAGTTACTTTTAGCGGGGGACCAAATGATTTTCATATTCCTATGTACATGTTTAGGCTTGTGATGAATCAGAAGGAGGTTCGCTATCTCCAGGAAACCATTGACAAATCATTTGTTACTATAATCGTGGTCAACCCAGGTGGTGTTGCAGAACGTTGGGCATGGGTTAATAGTACTCAAAGATGGATGATGTACATAAGTTTCCCGGCAGATAATTGTGACACTTATGGGTTATGTGGTGCATATGGTAGTTGCAGTATCGCAAATTCTCCATTATGTTCCTGTATGGATAGGTTTGTACCTAAAGATCCAGAAGGTTGGGCTAAAGCTGATTGGAATAATGGATGTGTTCGAATTAGAAATTTGAGTTGCCGGGGAGACATATTTCTGAAGTATTCAGGAATCAAGCTTCCAGATGCAAGGTATACTTGGAACAAAGCAAACATGACATTAGAAGAATGCCGAGCAGAATGCTTAAAGGATTGCTCTTGTATGGCCTACACGCAATTGGATGTACTCAAAGGTAATGGGTGTCTGATTTGGTATGAAGAATTGATAGACATCAAAAGAACGGTTTCAGATGGACAAGTTATTTATGTCAGGATGGCTTCAACTGAAGCAG AAACTGTTGCTGACCCTGaaagaaagaagagaaaaacAGTACTCACAGCAAGTTTTGCATCAGCACTGGGAATAGTTCTTATAGGATTGAGCCTCTCTCTTTATATTCGGAAGAGGTCCATTGATCCAACGATCAGTACCCAAG GAAAATATCATGCAATTCAAGAGAAAAACTCGGAGATACGGTTGTTCGATATATCTATTATTTTGAAAGCTACTGGTAAATTTGCAACTGAAAACAAACTTGGGGAAGGTGGATTTGGGCCAGTTTATAAG GGCATGCTGGAAGACGGACAAGAAATTGCTGTCAAACGGTTGTCCAAGGAATCCATGCAAGGACTTGATGAATTCAAGAATGAAATCATCTTTATAGCCAAACTTCAACATCGAAATCTCATCAGGCTTATAGGAGGCTGCGTCCAAGGAGAGGAAAGAGTGCTGATCTATGAATATATGCCCAACAAAAGCCTGGACGTGATTTTATTTG ACCAAAGGAAAAAATTGCTACTTGATTGGGAAAGGCGCTTCAATATTATAAATGGAATTGCTAGGGGACTACTGTATTTGCATCAAGATTCCAGGTTGACAATTATCCATCGAGACCTCAAAGCTAGCAATATATTACTAGATTCTGACATGAACCCGAAGATATCAGACTTTGGTATAGCTAGAAGTTTCGGAGGGAATGAGACTGCAGCTAGGACACGTCGAGTTGTTGGAACATA TGGCTACATGTCCCCAGAATATGCAATAGATGGTATGTTCTCTGTAAAATCAGATGTATTCAGCTTTGGTGTTCTAGCTCTTGAAATCGTGACGGGAATGAGTAACAGAGGATTTACACACGATGATCACAACCTCAATCTTCTTGGACAC GCATGGACACTTTATAAAGAAGGGAGGTCATTGGAACTTGTTGATCCTTGCCTAGCTGAAACATCTAACATTTACGAAATGCTAAGAACGATCCATGTTAGCCTGTTATGTGTTCAACAAAATCCAAAAGATAGGCCAAGCATGTCCACTGTGGTAACGATGTTGAACAATGAAAGCTTATTTCCTCCACCCAAGCAGCCTGGTTTCTTCACTGAAAGAGAAGTTCTTGCACGTAAGAGTTCAACTAGAACAAATGCAGTGATTTCTCCAAATGAAGTCACCATTACATTGCTGGAAGCAAGATAG
- the LOC140968401 gene encoding G-type lectin S-receptor-like serine/threonine-protein kinase At4g27290, with translation MNIRWSKCYMSFHFIATTISLLFVARLLQATDILTPSQVLRDGDTIISSGGDVALGFFSPGKSNNRYVGIWYNKIKVQTVIWVANRETPLTNTSGMFKLIERGFLAVIDGSNRVVWSTNSSETVQNPVAQLLDTGNLVVKDANDPNPENFLWQSFEHPTDHFLAGMKLGWNFITRREVYLSSWKSYDDPSTGDYTIHCDPSGYPQLTIKKGDALQLRTGPWNGVGFSGVPNGRKNTIYSFEVVMNENETYYHYELLNHSVISRYTLNESGGGQRWTWVDDTQGWVIYLTSPIDSCDTYGFCGVHGSCDIVNSPLCGCLDRFMPEDPIGWQRTDWSKGCVRRTPLNCSKGDVFLKYSGLKLPDTRGSRFNVSMNLEECGAFCLKNCSCTAYASLDIRNGGSGCLLWFGELVDIRVVSQGEDIYIRMASSEINSKGMKHKLILILALIGGMILLGLCLMLYFKKRKKTNQLAGRARSLSLTNKKDECHDREVELPLFDLNSLTEATDNFSLRNKIGEGGFGPVYKGLLEGGKEIAVKCLSQTSLQGVDEFKNEVSCIAKLQHRNLVRLLGCCSHGEENMLVYEYMTNKSLDLILFDPLKSSLLDWPKRFHIINGIARGLMYLHQDSYLRIIHRDLKASNILLDSDMNPKISDFGLARIFGGNETGANTNRVVGTYGYMSPEYTIEGIFSVKSDVFSFGVLVLEIISGKKNRGFLHRDHQLNLLGHAWMLYKEGRSLELMGSYPGISLCLSKILRSIQIGLLCVQQYPEDRPSMSSVVLMLGNEGVLPEAKQPGFFTERDALKPDTSVSSNVASSTNEVSITLLGPR, from the exons ATGAATATCAGATGGAGCAAATGCTATATGTCCTTTCATTTTATTGCAACAACAATCTCCTTACTTTTCGTGGCGAGACTGCTCCAGGCAACGGACATTTTGACTCCTTCTCAGGTTCTGAGAGATGGTGATACAATTATTTCATCTGGTGGAGACGTCGCACTGGGATTTTTCTCCCCTGGAAAATCCAATAATCGATATGTGGGCATATGGTACAACAAAATCAAAGTACAAACAGTGATATGGGTCGCCAACAGGGAAACTCCACTCACGAATACATCAGGCATGTTTAAACTCATCGAGAGAGGTTTTCTGGCCGTTATTGATGGGTCGAACCGTGTCGTTTGGTCTACAAACTCATCGGAAACCGTTCAGAATCCAGTAGCACAGTTGCTCGACACGGGGAACCTCGTGGTTAAAGATGCAAATGATCCCAACCCGGAGAATTTCCTTTGGCAGAGTTTTGAACATCCCACCGATCATTTCTTAGCTGGGATGAAACTTGGTTGGAACTTTATTACTCGTCGAGAGGTCTACCTATCGTCCTGGAAAAGCTATGATGATCCGAGTACAGGAGATTATACAATTCATTGCGATCCATCTGGTTATCCGCAGCTTACAATAAAGAAGGGAGATGCTTTGCAGTTGAGAACTGGACCTTGGAATGGTGTTGGCTTTAGCGGAGTACCAAATGGGCGAAAAAATACTATCTACTCCTTCGAGGTAGTCATGAACGAGAATGAGACTTACTATCATTATGAGCTTTTGAATCACTCGGTTATTTCAAGATATACTTTGAATGAGAGTGGTGGTGGACAAAGATGGACTTGGGTCGATGATACTCAAGGTTGGGTCATTTACCTTACGTCACCAATAGATAGTTGTGATACATATGGTTTTTGTGGTGTGCACGGTAGTTGTGACATTGTGAATTCTCCTCTCTGTGGATGTTTGGATAGATTCATGCCGGAAGATCCAATCGGGTGGCAGAGGACAGATTGGTCTAAAGGATGTGTCCGAAGGACGCCTTTGAATTGTTCAAAGGGAGACGTGTTTTTGAAGTATTCGGGTCTTAAGTTACCGGATACGCGAGGTTCTCGGTTTAACGTGAGCATGAATCTTGAAGAATGTGGTGCGTTTTGTTTAAAGAATTGCTCATGTACCGCATATGCGAGTCTCGATATAAGAAATGGGGGCAGTGGATGTCTACTTTGGTTTGGCGAGCTTGTAGATATCAGAGTTGTATCTCAAGGAGAAGATATTTACATTAGGATGGCTTCTTCTGAGATAA ATTCAAAAGGAATGAAACACAAACTTATATTGATTTTGGCCCTGATAGGGGGAATGATTCTGCTAGGCCTTTGCCTGATGCtatatttcaaaaaaagaaagaagactaATCAGCTTGCAGGCCGGGCTAGATCTCTCTCtttgacaaataaaaaagatGAATGCCATGACAGAGAAGTAGAGCTACCACTGTTTGATCTCAACTCTTTAACTGAAGCCACTGATAATTTTTCATTGAGAAACAAGATTGGAGAGGGTGGATTTGGACCTGTTTACAAG GGCCTGTTGGAAGGTGGAAAAGAAATTGCTGTGAAATGCCTGTCTCAAACGTCACTTCAAGGAGTAGACGAGTTCAAAAATGAAGTAAGCTGTATAGCGAAACTCCAGCATCGTAATCTAGTCAGGCTTCTAGGATGCTGCAGTCATGGAGAAGAGAACATGCTGGTTTATGAATACATGACCAACAAAAGCCTGGACCTGATTCTATTTG ATCCATTGAAAAGCAGTTTACTTGATTGGCCAAAACGCTTCCACATCATAAATGGAATCGCTCGGGGGCTTATGTATCTTCATCAAGATTCTTATCTTCGAATTATCCACAGAGACCTAAAAGCTAGCAATATATTATTGGATTCTGATATGAACCCGAAAATATCAGACTTTGGACTGGCTAGAATTTTTGGAGGGAATGAGACTGGAGCCAACACGAACCGCGTTGTAGGAACATA TGGCTATATGTCCCCAGAATACACGATAGAAGGGATATTCTCTGTGAAATCAGACGTCTTTAGCTTTGGTGTTCTAGTGCTTGAAATTATCAGTGGCAAGAAAAACAGAGGATTTTTGCACAGAGATCATCAACTAAACCTTCTTGGACAT GCCTGGATGCTCTACAAAGAAGGGAGGTCATTGGAATTGATGGGCTCTTATCCAGGAATCTCGTTGTGTCTCTCAAAAATATTGAGATCGATCCAAATCGGTCTTTTATGTGTTCAACAATACCCAGAAGACCGGCCTAGCATGTCATCGGTTGTTCTGATGTTGGGAAATGAAGGGGTTTTGCCCGAAGCAAAGCAGCCTGGTTTTTTCACCGAGAGAGATGCGTTAAAGCCAGATACTTCAGTTAGCTCAAATGTAGCAAGTTCAACAAATGAAGTGAGCATTACATTACTAGGGCCTAGATGA
- the LOC140968400 gene encoding universal stress protein PHOS32-like, producing the protein MRQPSPDSELPPPASIKVRSSPPRFPPPAAPMSTATPTANAQRKIGIAVDLSDESAFAVEWSVRHYLRPGDAIILIHVRPTSVLYGADWGSVDVSIVEAENGRSRQKLEEDFDAFTTTKASVLAQPLVEARIPFKIHIVKDHDMKERLCLEVERLRLSTLIMGSMGFGAIKRGDNGRLGSVSDYCVRHCICPVIVVRHPDEKDGDHPVMKVASSAEEDEEEPASHDASKDEKDNDDVSFY; encoded by the coding sequence ATGCGGCAACCGTCGCCGGATTCTGAATTGCCACCTCCCGCCTCCATTAAGGTTCGCTCCTCTCCCCCTCGTTTCCCTCCCCCGGCCGCCCCCATGTCCACAGCCACTCCAACAGCCAACGCCCAACGCAAGATCGGCATCGCCGTTGATCTTAGCGATGAGTCTGCCTTTGCCGTTGAGTGGTCCGTCCGCCATTACCTCCGCCCCGGGGATGCTATCATTTTGATCCACGTTCGCCCTACCTCAGTCCTATACGGCGCCGATTGGGGCTCCGTTGACGTCTCCATCGTTGAAGCCGAGAACGGGCGATCGCGGCAGAAGCTTGAAGAAGATTTCGACGCCTTCACGACTACCAAGGCATCCGTTCTGGCTCAACCCCTTGTGGAAGCACGAATTCCGTTCAAAATTCACATTGTGAAGGATCATGATATGAAGGAGAGGTTGTGTTTGGAGGTTGAAAGACTCAGACTGAGTACTTTGATTATGGGGAGCATGGGATTCGGTGCCATAAAGAGAGGGGACAATGGAAGGCTTGGGAGCGTGAGTGATTACTGCGTGAGGCATTGTATTTGTCCTGTCATTGTGGTGAGACATCCAGATGAGAAGGATGGCGATCATCCGGTTATGAAAGTGGCTTCTTCAGCGGAGGAGGATGAAGAGGAGCCAGCATCTCATGATGCCTCGAAAGATGAAAAAGACAATGATGATGTATCTTTTTATTAA